One genomic window of Macaca mulatta isolate MMU2019108-1 chromosome 8, T2T-MMU8v2.0, whole genome shotgun sequence includes the following:
- the LOC106999781 gene encoding uncharacterized protein LOC106999781 isoform X1, whose product MGLKIKGMGEHRTSQDGAIFGETILDSTKLQICSSAGPGEGRGLGSSTVAVHQHSHIHYTGVVTHWKAAFSCYLQNKLTNKQQQQKQNRIKKLKTKPKTTNAKQYSKNYQIIPWAPESDGAESFWLLTE is encoded by the exons AACATCTCAGGATGGGGCAATATTTGGTGAGACCATATTAGATTCTACCAAATTACAAATATGTTCCAG TGCTGGGCCTGGAGAAGGCAGGGGCCTTGGCTCTTCCACGGTGGCTGTTCATCAGCACTCACACATCCACTACACTGGTGTAGTCACACACTGGAAG gCTGCTTTCTCCTGCTACTtacaaaacaaactaacaaataaacaacaacaacaaaaacaaaacagaataaaaaaactcaaaactaaaccaaaaacaacaaatgcCAAACAATACTCAAAGAACTATCAAATTATTCCCTGGGCCCCTGAATCAGATGGAGCTGAATCATTTTGGCTGCTAACTGAGTGA